A part of Aricia agestis chromosome 13, ilAriAges1.1, whole genome shotgun sequence genomic DNA contains:
- the LOC121733189 gene encoding uncharacterized protein K02A2.6-like yields MMEFKLYESCYKKEFVLSCIPCLLATRKSGKQEGYLNPIEKESIPLHTLHVDHIGPLTETKKLYNYILTIIDAFTKFTWIFPTKSTTSKETLDKLRILQQCFGNPNRIITDKGSAFTSKDFKDYCEEEEIQHITITTGVPRGNGQVERVHRTIISVLTKLCIEEPSSWYRHVSRLQRVLNSTYQRSINTTPCELLIGTKLKLKEDLNILELLQEENIEQFNESREELRRNAKEQILKIQEENKKSFNKNRKPSKRYVLGDIVAIKRTQYGSGLKLKPKYLGPYKIIKIKRNDRYDVEKIYKNQEGPIVTSSSSDQMKSWPDFHDDDFENEDE; encoded by the exons ATGATGGAATTCAAGCTATACGAGAGTTGTTACAAAAAG GAATTTGTTTTAAGTTGTATACCTTGTTTACTAGCCACTAGAAAGTCAGGAAAACAAGAAGGATATTTAAATCCTATAGAGAAAGAAAGTATACCACTACATACTTTACATGTAGATCACATTGGACCACTTACCGAGActaaaaaactttataattacATACTTACAATAATTGATGCTTTTACTAAATTTACATGGATATTTCCTACCAAGAGTACTACAAGCAAAGAAACATTAGATAAATTAAGAATACTTCAACAGTGTTTTGGTAACCCAAACCGTATAATTACTGATAAAGGATCTGCTTTCACGAGCAAAGACTTTAAGGATTATTGTGAGGAGGAGGAAATCCAGCATATTACTATAACCACTGGAGTACCAAGAGGGAATGGACAAGTTGAGCGGGTACACCGTACTATCATTTCAGTTCTTACAAAACTTTGTATAGAAGAACCTAGTTCGTGGTATAGGCATGTAAGTCGCCTGCAAAGAGTATTGAATAGTACTTACCAGCGAAGTATAAACACTACTCCCTGTGAATTGTTGATTGGTACAAAATTAAAGCTGAAAGAAGATTTGAATATTTTGGAACTTTTACAGGAGGAAAATATAGAACAATTTAATGAAAGTAGGGAAGAGCTAAGACGAAATGCTAAAGAACAAATCCTAAAGATTCAAgaggaaaataaaaaatcatttaataaaaatagaaaaccGAGTAAAAGGTATGTTTTAGGGGATATAGTTGCTATAAAGAGAACCCAATACGGATCTGGACTGAAATTAAAACCAAAATATCTTGGACcttataaaataatcaaaattaagAGGAATGACCGTTATGATGTGgagaaaatttataaaaatcagGAGGGTCCTATCGTTACATCTAGTTCGTCAGATCAAATGAAAAGTTGGCCTGATTTTCATGATGATGATTTTGAAAATGAGGATGAATGA